One region of Bradyrhizobium betae genomic DNA includes:
- a CDS encoding M20 family metallopeptidase, which produces MVSNQASSPDSALRDLERLLPDLEALYKDVHSHPELSMQETRTAGLAADRLRAAGYEVTTGVGKTGVVGLLRNGEGPTVMLRADMDALPVAEATGLSYASKITARDRDGNTVPVGHMCGHDMHVTWLVGATKLLAEARTTWRGTIMAVFQPGEETAEGAQAMIDDGLFKRFPKPDVVLGQHVMVGPSGTVAGRPGAITSAADSLQIRLFGRGAHGSMPQASIDPVVMAAATVLRLQTIVSREVAAAEAAVVTVGVLQAGTKENVIPDEAIIKLNVRTFDVGVRTRVLAAIERIVNAEAAASGAPRKPEITSLDHYPLNVNDREASKRVVEAFRGHFGAERVRETGPASASEDFGSFGTEWHVPSVFWFVGGTDPETYANAKAANKLTELPVNHSPKFAPVLHPTLQTGVETLVVATRAWLPA; this is translated from the coding sequence ATGGTTTCGAATCAGGCAAGTTCTCCCGATTCAGCATTGCGCGATCTCGAAAGACTCCTCCCAGACTTGGAAGCCCTTTACAAGGACGTGCACTCGCATCCCGAGTTGTCGATGCAGGAGACGCGCACGGCGGGACTGGCGGCGGATCGTCTTCGTGCGGCCGGCTACGAAGTCACGACAGGTGTCGGAAAAACTGGCGTGGTCGGCCTGCTACGGAACGGCGAGGGGCCGACCGTCATGCTGCGCGCCGACATGGACGCATTGCCCGTCGCCGAGGCGACGGGACTTTCCTATGCCAGCAAGATCACCGCGAGGGATCGTGACGGCAACACCGTCCCGGTCGGTCATATGTGCGGGCACGACATGCACGTGACCTGGCTCGTCGGCGCCACCAAATTGCTCGCCGAGGCCCGGACGACCTGGCGCGGGACCATAATGGCGGTCTTCCAGCCCGGCGAGGAGACGGCGGAAGGTGCCCAGGCCATGATCGACGACGGGTTGTTCAAGCGCTTCCCGAAACCGGATGTGGTCCTCGGCCAGCATGTCATGGTGGGGCCATCAGGCACCGTTGCAGGACGACCAGGCGCGATCACCTCGGCGGCGGACAGCTTGCAGATTCGCTTGTTCGGTCGTGGCGCGCACGGGTCCATGCCGCAGGCGAGCATCGATCCGGTGGTGATGGCGGCCGCGACGGTACTGAGGCTGCAAACCATCGTGTCGCGCGAGGTGGCCGCCGCGGAGGCAGCGGTCGTGACCGTCGGCGTGCTGCAGGCGGGGACGAAAGAAAACGTCATTCCGGACGAGGCCATCATCAAACTGAATGTGCGGACCTTCGACGTCGGCGTCCGGACGCGCGTACTGGCTGCGATCGAGCGGATCGTCAATGCCGAGGCGGCGGCCTCCGGAGCGCCTCGCAAACCGGAGATCACCTCGCTGGATCACTACCCTCTCAACGTGAACGACCGGGAGGCCAGCAAGCGTGTCGTCGAAGCGTTCCGAGGGCATTTCGGCGCCGAGCGCGTCAGGGAAACCGGGCCTGCCTCTGCGAGCGAAGACTTCGGATCGTTCGGGACCGAATGGCACGTACCCTCGGTTTTCTGGTTCGTCGGCGGCACCGATCCGGAAACTTACGCTAATGCGAAGGCGGCAAACAAGCTCACCGAGCTTCCGGTGAACCACAGCCCGAAATTCGCACCGGTTCTTCACCCCACCTTGCAAACCGGCGTGGAAACGCTGGTCGTCGCGACCCGCGCCTGGTTGCCGGCATGA
- a CDS encoding CDGSH iron-sulfur domain-containing protein, with protein MTSEKSNVRVTVSENGPYMVTGDIPLAKQTITTSAEGGSEAWQEGSAVAHRETYALCRCGASRTKPFCDGSHLKIGFVGTETASRDTYLDQAKLLDGPILQLTDAESLCAFGRFCDPNGNVWSQVSQTDDRAVRTMFIRQVNECPSGRLVAWDKASGKPVEHALPVSIGLIEDPEQQCSGPLWLRGGIPVVAADGFEYEVRNRVTLCRCGESKNKPFCDGTHAAIKFSDS; from the coding sequence ATGACTTCCGAGAAGAGCAATGTTCGCGTCACTGTTTCCGAAAACGGTCCCTACATGGTCACGGGCGACATCCCTCTCGCCAAACAGACCATCACGACGAGTGCCGAGGGTGGGTCCGAGGCGTGGCAGGAAGGCTCGGCCGTCGCGCATCGAGAAACTTATGCGCTGTGCCGCTGCGGTGCGTCGCGCACCAAGCCGTTCTGCGACGGTTCACATCTCAAGATCGGTTTCGTCGGTACCGAGACGGCGAGTCGAGACACTTATCTCGATCAGGCGAAGCTGCTGGACGGCCCGATCCTTCAGCTCACAGACGCAGAAAGCCTCTGCGCGTTCGGGCGTTTCTGCGACCCGAATGGCAATGTTTGGAGTCAGGTCTCGCAGACCGACGATCGCGCAGTCCGGACCATGTTTATCCGGCAGGTGAACGAATGCCCCTCGGGGCGTCTGGTGGCCTGGGACAAAGCCTCCGGTAAACCCGTCGAACACGCGTTGCCGGTATCGATCGGCCTGATCGAGGACCCCGAGCAGCAGTGCAGCGGACCTCTGTGGCTGCGAGGTGGTATACCGGTCGTCGCTGCGGATGGGTTCGAATATGAGGTTCGCAATCGCGTCACTCTCTGCCGCTGCGGAGAATCGAAGAACAAGCCGTTCTGCGATGGGACGCACGCAGCAATCAAATTCTCGGATTCCTAA
- a CDS encoding pirin family protein — translation MSWLPSNDPEPGDKRSCDALELVIIPRVRDLGGFEVRRALPSGKRQMVGPFIFFDQMGPVQFMAGQGMDVRPHPHIGLATATYLFDGRVMHRDSEGNIMEIKPGALNLMTAGRGIAHSERTPQSARRGNEGMFGIQSWIALPEAHEETAPSFQHFDAASLPIIEAGGTRARIIAGSAFGKKSPVGVLSEWFYAEVMLEPGASAPLDPDHEERDIYVVEGEIDIAGETFEGPRLLIFRPNDPITVRATRTARLMFLGGNAMEGRRYIWWNFVSSRRERIEQAKEDWKTGRFKPVPDETEFIPLPEK, via the coding sequence ATGAGCTGGCTACCATCGAATGATCCCGAGCCTGGCGACAAACGATCTTGCGATGCTCTCGAACTGGTCATTATTCCGCGCGTGCGAGACTTGGGCGGCTTTGAAGTACGCCGGGCATTGCCGAGCGGCAAGCGCCAGATGGTTGGTCCTTTCATCTTTTTCGACCAAATGGGGCCGGTTCAGTTCATGGCTGGCCAGGGCATGGACGTGAGGCCGCATCCGCATATCGGACTGGCCACCGCGACATACTTGTTCGACGGCCGCGTCATGCATCGGGATAGCGAAGGCAATATAATGGAAATCAAGCCTGGCGCCTTGAACCTGATGACGGCAGGACGCGGAATTGCGCATTCCGAACGCACCCCACAAAGCGCGCGCAGGGGCAACGAGGGCATGTTCGGGATTCAGAGCTGGATCGCGCTTCCCGAAGCGCACGAAGAAACCGCTCCGTCATTTCAGCACTTCGATGCCGCAAGCCTGCCGATCATTGAGGCGGGAGGCACGCGCGCGAGGATCATTGCCGGATCAGCGTTCGGCAAGAAATCTCCAGTGGGAGTGCTTTCGGAGTGGTTTTATGCTGAAGTGATGCTCGAACCAGGCGCGAGCGCGCCGCTCGATCCTGATCATGAAGAACGCGACATCTACGTGGTCGAAGGCGAGATCGATATCGCAGGCGAGACATTCGAGGGGCCCCGGCTCCTGATCTTTCGCCCGAACGACCCTATCACGGTACGAGCAACGCGGACTGCACGTCTGATGTTTCTTGGGGGCAACGCCATGGAAGGTCGGCGATACATTTGGTGGAATTTTGTCTCCTCGCGCAGAGAGCGGATCGAGCAGGCGAAAGAGGACTGGAAAACTGGACGGTTTAAGCCGGTGCCGGACGAAACCGAGTTTATTCCGCTGCCGGAGAAGTAG
- a CDS encoding aldehyde dehydrogenase family protein, which translates to MPASQPMVNLQPTPYSNLDRLAIAGKWVQGRSARRNIDRDPYTGDALVEIPQASRDDVDSAYEAAANAQRDWAAQLPDQRAQVMYRAATILDTRHEEIASWLIRESGSTRIKANVEIASARGIIIESASFPGRVEGRILAAATAGQESRVYREPLRVVTVISPWNFPLHLSMRSVAPALALGNSVILKPASDTPVTGGLLLAKLFEEAGLPPGVLNVVIGAGGEIGDYIVEHPTPRLISFTGSTAVGRGIGRIASSGTHIKRVALELGGNSPLVVLADADIEQAARAAVVGRFLHQGQICMSTNRVIVDAGIHDSFVDAVADRVRRLRVGNPNDADTVIGPIINEQQLKGLLEKIDHVKRDGGREVIGAKPTGNLLPPHLFTGVDPDWSIARDESFGPLLPVIKARDESHALELSNATEYGLSSAVFTRDFERGVRFARGIIAGMTHINSVTVDDQPNAPFGGEKNSGLGRFNGEWAMDEFTTAHWITLQYKAPSYPF; encoded by the coding sequence ATGCCGGCGTCGCAACCGATGGTGAACCTTCAGCCAACGCCTTATTCCAATCTAGACCGACTGGCTATTGCCGGAAAGTGGGTTCAGGGCCGCTCTGCACGGCGTAATATTGACCGCGATCCGTACACCGGCGATGCTCTCGTCGAAATCCCGCAGGCGAGCCGGGACGATGTCGACTCCGCCTATGAAGCGGCGGCAAACGCGCAGCGCGATTGGGCTGCCCAACTCCCGGACCAGCGCGCGCAAGTCATGTATCGCGCGGCGACCATCCTTGATACGCGGCACGAAGAAATCGCCTCATGGCTAATCCGGGAATCTGGCAGCACCCGGATCAAGGCCAACGTCGAGATCGCGAGCGCACGCGGGATCATCATCGAATCTGCCAGCTTTCCCGGCCGCGTCGAGGGGCGGATCCTTGCCGCCGCCACTGCCGGGCAGGAAAGCCGCGTGTACCGTGAGCCCCTGAGAGTGGTCACCGTCATCAGCCCCTGGAACTTTCCGCTTCATCTCAGCATGCGCTCGGTTGCGCCGGCGCTGGCGCTTGGAAACAGCGTCATACTGAAGCCCGCCAGCGACACGCCAGTGACGGGCGGATTGTTGCTCGCGAAGCTATTTGAGGAGGCTGGGCTTCCTCCAGGCGTCCTCAACGTCGTGATCGGGGCCGGCGGTGAGATCGGCGACTACATCGTTGAGCATCCAACGCCCCGGCTGATCTCCTTCACCGGATCGACCGCTGTTGGGCGCGGGATCGGGAGGATCGCGAGCAGCGGGACGCACATCAAGCGGGTGGCTCTCGAACTGGGCGGCAACTCGCCGCTCGTGGTGTTGGCCGACGCCGATATCGAGCAGGCGGCGCGTGCGGCGGTTGTGGGGCGCTTCCTCCATCAAGGCCAGATTTGCATGAGCACAAACCGGGTGATCGTCGATGCCGGGATCCATGACTCATTCGTCGACGCCGTGGCTGACAGGGTGCGCCGGCTCCGGGTTGGCAATCCCAACGATGCGGATACGGTGATTGGGCCGATCATCAACGAGCAGCAACTGAAAGGTCTGCTCGAGAAAATCGACCATGTGAAGCGTGATGGAGGGCGCGAGGTCATCGGCGCCAAACCAACCGGCAATCTCCTGCCGCCGCACCTTTTCACCGGGGTGGACCCCGATTGGTCAATCGCGCGCGACGAGAGTTTTGGGCCGCTTCTCCCTGTCATCAAGGCGCGGGACGAGAGCCATGCGCTCGAGCTCTCCAACGCCACAGAATATGGGCTATCGAGCGCGGTCTTCACCCGAGATTTCGAGCGCGGGGTCAGGTTCGCGCGGGGTATCATTGCGGGCATGACTCACATCAACAGCGTCACGGTGGATGATCAACCAAATGCTCCGTTCGGCGGTGAAAAGAATTCCGGGCTGGGCCGGTTCAATGGTGAGTGGGCAATGGATGAATTCACAACTGCTCACTGGATCACACTTCAGTACAAAGCTCCCTCCTATCCATTTTGA
- a CDS encoding NAD(P)-dependent alcohol dehydrogenase, whose translation MSSQPVPTRECQAAVVRNKGGPFALEQVTIGPLRPDEILVRIVATGMCHTDMVARDQVYPVPQPIVLGHEGAGIVVVVGPGVEKVAPGDHVVLTFLSCGHCRACLEGAPASCENFNELNFSGHRHDGSHALCDHEGHELHDRFFGQSSFAGFAISNVRNAVKVRTDAPLELLGPLGCGIQTGAGAVINALKVGAGASFAAFGGGAVGLSAVMAAAVTGATTIFAIDVVPSRLELAKTLGATHVINSREQDPVEAIRRVTGTGVDFSLDSTGRPEVTRSAVDALRPRGLCGVIGAYKPGANLAIDANDLMQSCKRIRGIVEGDSVPDIFIPHLVDLFMQGRFPFDRLVKFYDFDEINTAAADSEKGGTIKPIVRINPNP comes from the coding sequence CATTTGCGCTCGAGCAGGTCACCATAGGTCCGCTACGCCCCGACGAGATCTTGGTGCGCATCGTTGCGACCGGGATGTGCCATACCGATATGGTGGCGCGAGATCAGGTCTATCCGGTTCCGCAGCCGATCGTACTCGGCCACGAGGGCGCCGGGATCGTCGTGGTGGTCGGGCCCGGTGTCGAGAAAGTCGCGCCGGGCGATCATGTCGTTCTGACGTTTCTTTCGTGTGGTCATTGCCGGGCCTGTCTGGAGGGCGCACCGGCCAGTTGCGAGAATTTCAACGAGCTGAATTTCTCCGGCCACCGGCATGATGGCTCGCATGCGCTGTGCGATCATGAGGGGCACGAACTCCACGACCGCTTCTTCGGCCAATCATCGTTTGCCGGCTTCGCCATTTCGAATGTGCGCAATGCGGTGAAAGTCCGAACCGACGCGCCGCTGGAACTGCTCGGGCCGCTCGGTTGCGGCATCCAGACCGGCGCAGGCGCCGTCATCAATGCGCTCAAGGTGGGCGCGGGCGCGAGCTTTGCGGCGTTTGGCGGCGGCGCCGTCGGATTGAGCGCGGTCATGGCTGCGGCCGTCACCGGTGCGACGACGATCTTCGCCATCGATGTTGTGCCGTCGCGGCTCGAGCTTGCGAAAACGCTTGGCGCGACGCATGTCATCAATAGCCGGGAGCAGGACCCAGTCGAGGCGATCCGCAGGGTCACCGGAACAGGTGTCGATTTCTCGCTGGATTCCACCGGGCGCCCCGAGGTGACGCGCTCGGCGGTCGATGCGCTGCGCCCGCGCGGGCTGTGCGGCGTGATCGGCGCCTACAAGCCTGGCGCCAACCTCGCGATCGATGCCAACGATTTGATGCAGAGCTGCAAGCGTATCCGAGGCATCGTCGAAGGCGACAGCGTGCCGGACATCTTTATCCCGCATCTCGTCGATCTGTTCATGCAAGGCCGCTTTCCGTTCGATCGGCTCGTCAAATTTTACGACTTCGACGAAATCAACACTGCTGCGGCGGACAGCGAAAAGGGCGGCACGATCAAGCCGATCGTCCGCATCAACCCCAACCCGTGA
- a CDS encoding MFS transporter — MASADKRLSGQQGASTNVKASPWAPFQHRVFAMLWVAAVVSNVGGWMYSAASSWLMTNLDASPLMVSLVQAANALPMFLLAVPAGALADIIDRRRFIIVLEILITVVSAIFAALVSADLVSPATLLLFTFLISLFGALEAPAWQSIVPQLVSKQDLAPAIAANSVGINISRAIGPAIGGVIIIGFGIAAPFWLNAISNLGVIGVLLWWRSPQKHMDNMPAERFTSAIRTGFRYVRHNRSLRATLAPAVGFFLFASAYWALLPLLARNQLVGGPELYGALLGAIGVGAVGGAFVLPWLKAKIGANALVAAGEVGTAVTLVFFGFAREPILALSASLIAGVSWIAVLASLNISAQYALPDWVRGRGLAMYVTVFFGTLTIGSVLWGQVAGMVGLPLAHFIAAGGAIVAIPATWRWKLRTGRGPDLTPSMHWPMPIVARHVEDDRGPVLVTVEYRINPDDREAFLAALERLEHERRRDGAYAWGIFEDTAEEGRFLETFLVESWLEHLRQHKRVTNADRILQETVHRHVHCKPKVTHLIAAELPRKPTNETLS; from the coding sequence ATGGCATCGGCGGATAAGAGGCTATCGGGACAACAGGGGGCGTCGACAAACGTCAAGGCATCGCCATGGGCGCCATTTCAGCATCGTGTCTTTGCCATGCTATGGGTCGCGGCCGTCGTCTCCAACGTCGGCGGCTGGATGTACAGCGCTGCCTCTAGCTGGCTGATGACGAATCTGGACGCCAGTCCCCTGATGGTATCGCTGGTCCAGGCTGCAAACGCCCTCCCGATGTTCCTGTTGGCGGTGCCGGCCGGGGCGCTGGCGGACATCATCGACAGGCGCCGCTTTATCATCGTCCTCGAGATTTTGATCACTGTAGTCTCCGCAATCTTCGCCGCACTGGTCTCGGCCGATCTCGTGAGTCCGGCTACGCTGTTGCTATTCACATTTCTGATCAGCTTATTCGGGGCGTTGGAGGCTCCAGCCTGGCAATCCATCGTGCCGCAACTAGTGTCCAAGCAGGACCTGGCTCCCGCAATCGCGGCTAACAGTGTCGGCATCAATATCAGCCGCGCGATCGGTCCAGCGATCGGCGGCGTGATCATTATTGGATTTGGCATCGCCGCGCCGTTTTGGCTCAACGCCATCAGCAATCTCGGAGTTATCGGCGTACTGCTGTGGTGGCGCTCGCCGCAAAAGCATATGGACAATATGCCAGCCGAACGATTCACCAGCGCTATTCGCACGGGTTTTCGTTACGTGCGTCACAATCGGTCTCTGCGCGCGACGTTGGCGCCAGCCGTTGGGTTCTTTCTGTTTGCCAGTGCGTATTGGGCGTTGCTTCCACTGCTTGCCCGCAATCAGCTCGTAGGTGGACCAGAACTTTATGGTGCCTTGCTAGGTGCAATCGGCGTCGGTGCGGTGGGCGGTGCTTTTGTACTGCCATGGCTGAAAGCAAAAATCGGAGCCAACGCGCTCGTTGCTGCCGGGGAAGTCGGGACGGCTGTGACTCTCGTGTTTTTCGGGTTCGCGCGGGAGCCGATCCTGGCCTTGTCGGCAAGTCTTATCGCAGGCGTCTCGTGGATCGCCGTGCTGGCGAGCCTCAATATCTCGGCTCAGTATGCCTTGCCTGATTGGGTGCGCGGACGCGGCCTTGCCATGTATGTCACGGTATTTTTTGGAACGTTGACGATCGGAAGCGTGCTCTGGGGGCAGGTTGCCGGCATGGTAGGACTTCCCCTGGCTCATTTCATCGCGGCGGGCGGCGCCATCGTCGCAATTCCGGCTACGTGGCGTTGGAAGCTTCGCACCGGTCGCGGGCCCGACCTCACGCCATCCATGCACTGGCCGATGCCTATCGTCGCGCGGCACGTCGAAGATGACCGGGGTCCGGTGCTCGTCACCGTCGAGTACCGGATAAATCCCGACGATCGCGAGGCGTTCCTCGCCGCGCTGGAAAGACTGGAGCATGAACGCCGTCGCGACGGCGCCTACGCGTGGGGAATCTTCGAAGATACCGCCGAGGAGGGCCGCTTCCTCGAAACTTTTCTCGTAGAATCCTGGCTCGAACATCTGCGGCAGCACAAGCGGGTGACAAACGCCGATCGCATATTGCAGGAAACGGTGCATCGTCATGTTCACTGCAAGCCAAAGGTTACGCATCTGATTGCTGCAGAGCTCCCACGCAAACCTACAAATGAAACGCTTTCATAA
- a CDS encoding CYTH domain-containing protein, translating to MPQEIERKFLLAHDGWKSSVVKCARIRDGLVAFTNGRKARVRVIKDQATIALKGAREGVGRSEFEYAIPTSDAEEILRTMCDDRVIEKVRNYVPYAGLTWEIDVYDGILNGVVIAEVELDREDRVLELPGWVGREITGDLRYSKFNMEKAAKRGERFW from the coding sequence ATGCCGCAAGAAATTGAAAGAAAATTTCTACTAGCGCATGATGGATGGAAGTCATCCGTCGTCAAATGCGCTCGAATACGCGATGGTCTCGTCGCGTTTACCAATGGTCGTAAAGCGCGCGTGCGAGTTATAAAAGATCAAGCGACAATTGCACTCAAGGGTGCGCGCGAGGGCGTAGGTCGCTCCGAGTTCGAATATGCGATACCCACTTCCGATGCAGAAGAAATCTTGCGCACAATGTGCGATGATAGGGTCATAGAGAAAGTTCGAAATTACGTTCCGTATGCAGGGCTGACTTGGGAAATTGACGTTTATGACGGCATTCTAAACGGCGTCGTAATAGCCGAAGTCGAATTGGATCGAGAGGACCGCGTGCTGGAATTGCCGGGTTGGGTTGGAAGGGAAATAACGGGCGATTTACGGTACAGCAAATTCAACATGGAGAAGGCTGCGAAGCGCGGAGAGCGATTTTGGTAG
- a CDS encoding pyrroloquinoline quinone-dependent dehydrogenase has protein sequence MALSIRDVRGAGIALMLVPGLASEMSNAQAAQVDWPSYNRTLTSERFVPLNQIDTTNAQSLKVLCTYDTKQMTGFQTGLLQVDGALFASTEQDTFSIDPNTCQEKWRDHQEIPHSMLQVNRGVAVLDGHVFRGFNDGQVRAFDAKSGKILWTTPIADAAKGESIPASPIAWNGLVFIGNAGGDNKGVKGRIYALDAATGKIVWEFYLVPRGPEDTLRGPEAKGAPVDMRASWKNASGSPITGGGVWTSYTLDPTKGLLYVPGGNPAPDFVGEEREGANLLTSSIVVLDAKTGTYKRHFQIVKHDFHDWDASTAPALFTTKSGKHLMAVAPKDGHLYAFDIATDRLLYRRPVTTVANAKAPLTTSGTRFCPGSQGGAEWNGPAYDPTTDLILTGEVDWCTTIHTDPLTLVRSVPLAQPWSGSKDGFGVMDNTSDWAGWLIATDAATGTKKWQFKSPYPIMSGVTPTSGRIVLAGDMGGNFYVFDAAQGKVLWSQNLGGAIAGGVITYDTGAGQKIAVAAGMTSPIWPTAKVTGKIVLLGLH, from the coding sequence ATGGCATTAAGCATCAGAGACGTGCGCGGCGCCGGAATCGCGCTCATGCTTGTACCCGGCTTGGCCTCTGAGATGTCGAATGCCCAAGCGGCTCAAGTGGACTGGCCAAGTTACAACCGAACGCTAACGTCGGAGCGATTCGTTCCGCTAAATCAAATTGACACGACGAATGCTCAGTCGCTCAAGGTCCTCTGCACTTATGACACAAAGCAGATGACGGGCTTTCAGACTGGTCTCTTACAAGTCGACGGCGCTCTGTTCGCGAGTACCGAGCAAGATACATTTTCCATCGATCCCAACACCTGCCAAGAAAAGTGGCGCGATCACCAAGAGATTCCGCACAGCATGCTCCAAGTAAACCGCGGCGTCGCCGTTCTGGATGGCCATGTGTTCCGCGGGTTCAACGACGGACAAGTGCGGGCGTTCGATGCCAAGTCAGGAAAGATTTTGTGGACCACCCCCATTGCCGATGCGGCAAAGGGCGAGAGTATTCCGGCATCTCCGATCGCCTGGAACGGCCTTGTGTTCATCGGTAACGCTGGCGGCGACAACAAGGGTGTAAAGGGGCGCATCTACGCGCTCGATGCGGCCACTGGGAAGATTGTATGGGAGTTTTATCTCGTGCCACGTGGCCCGGAAGATACCCTGCGCGGGCCTGAGGCGAAGGGCGCTCCGGTGGACATGCGCGCATCATGGAAAAACGCATCGGGATCTCCAATCACCGGGGGCGGTGTATGGACGTCGTACACGCTCGATCCGACCAAGGGACTGCTCTATGTTCCGGGGGGGAACCCCGCACCCGATTTTGTCGGAGAAGAGAGGGAGGGCGCCAATCTGTTGACGTCGTCAATCGTGGTGCTCGATGCAAAGACTGGTACGTACAAGCGCCACTTCCAAATCGTGAAGCACGATTTCCACGATTGGGATGCCTCGACAGCGCCAGCCCTATTTACTACAAAATCCGGCAAGCATTTAATGGCGGTTGCACCTAAAGATGGTCATCTATACGCGTTCGATATCGCGACCGACAGGCTCCTGTACCGGCGGCCGGTTACGACGGTCGCCAATGCCAAGGCTCCGTTGACGACAAGCGGCACACGTTTCTGTCCGGGTAGCCAAGGTGGTGCCGAATGGAATGGCCCCGCCTACGATCCGACTACCGACCTGATCCTCACCGGTGAAGTCGATTGGTGCACCACCATTCACACCGACCCGCTGACTTTGGTCCGGAGCGTGCCTCTAGCCCAGCCGTGGAGCGGGTCGAAAGACGGCTTCGGCGTGATGGATAACACATCGGATTGGGCCGGCTGGCTGATAGCAACCGATGCAGCTACTGGAACAAAAAAGTGGCAATTTAAGTCTCCGTATCCGATCATGAGCGGCGTCACGCCGACCTCTGGTCGCATTGTCTTGGCGGGGGACATGGGAGGAAACTTCTACGTGTTCGATGCCGCTCAGGGAAAGGTGCTCTGGTCCCAGAACCTCGGAGGAGCCATTGCCGGCGGCGTCATTACCTATGACACCGGAGCTGGACAGAAGATCGCCGTCGCGGCCGGAATGACTTCGCCGATTTGGCCTACGGCCAAAGTAACCGGCAAAATTGTACTATTGGGGCTGCACTAA
- a CDS encoding trimeric intracellular cation channel family protein, translating to MDRLPLALDLTGTFVFALSGALAGVKRELDLFGVLVLSFAAANSGGITRDLLIGVVPPGAVADWRYLGVSLFAGIITFYFSSLIVRMSNSVLLFDAAGLALFAVTGASKALAYGLNPLMAIVLGMVTGIGGGMVRDVLLAEIPTVLRAELYAVAALAAAAIVVVGHMLQLPAAPVTVVALMSCFSLRVMAMKRGWRLPVAKVGDRYDPSAEKINSKGPEKS from the coding sequence ATGGATAGGCTTCCACTTGCGCTCGATCTGACGGGCACCTTCGTCTTCGCGCTCAGCGGCGCATTGGCCGGGGTCAAGCGAGAACTGGACTTGTTCGGCGTGCTGGTGCTGTCGTTCGCGGCGGCGAATTCGGGCGGCATTACCCGAGACCTGCTGATCGGTGTCGTTCCGCCCGGCGCGGTTGCCGACTGGCGCTATCTCGGCGTCTCGCTCTTCGCCGGCATTATCACTTTTTACTTCTCGTCCTTGATCGTGCGGATGTCGAACTCGGTCCTTCTTTTCGATGCGGCAGGTCTCGCGCTCTTCGCCGTCACCGGTGCATCGAAAGCGCTGGCCTACGGATTGAACCCGCTCATGGCGATAGTGCTCGGCATGGTCACCGGGATCGGCGGCGGGATGGTACGCGATGTCCTGCTCGCGGAAATTCCGACGGTACTCCGTGCTGAACTCTATGCCGTCGCGGCACTGGCGGCTGCGGCCATCGTGGTGGTCGGGCACATGCTGCAGTTGCCAGCGGCGCCGGTGACGGTGGTGGCGCTGATGTCATGCTTCTCGCTGCGCGTCATGGCGATGAAGCGCGGCTGGCGGCTTCCGGTTGCGAAGGTCGGGGATCGATACGATCCGAGCGCCGAAAAGATCAATTCCAAAGGCCCCGAGAAATCCTAG